A stretch of DNA from Microlunatus capsulatus:
CGGCGCGGCTGATGCCGGCGGTGCTGACCCGGAGCGGCAGCTCGACGCGGCGGCCGTCGGCCAGCCGCCCCTCGACGCGGGTGATGAGGATGGTGTCGTCGGCCGGCGGGGAGAACGCGTACTGCGACATCGGCCCGAACGGCCAGACGTCGTCGCTCATCCGCAGCGAGCCGTTGACGAGCAGCCCGATGCCCAGCAGCGCGACGACCACCCGCCAGGCGAGGCCGGTCCGGCCGATCGGACGGACGGCCGACGCGCTCACCCGACCACCGGGACGACGTAGGGGCCGTCGGGGATGACGGCGACGCCCCGGTCGCCGGTGCGGTCCATGCTGGCCTGCACGGCGGCGGTGAGGTCGTCGACGACCCGGACAGCCGTCAGCGGGTGGTCCTGCGCCGCGAGCCCGGTGCTGTAGAGCTCGACGCGGCCGTGCCGGACGGCCTTGAGCTGCATCTCGCTCTGCCACTCGTCGACGTCGGCGAACTCCTTGCCGACGAGGGTGGCCAGGAAGGCGTCGGGGCCGAGGGTGGCCAGCCGCTGCTGGGCCGCCCGGAACTCCGGCGAGCCGAACCCCTCCGAGCACTCCGAGGCGATGATCAGCGTGCCGCCCGGGGCGAGCACGTCCAGCGGGGTGACCATGCCCTTGACGGTCTGGTAGTAGGTCTTGTCCAGCGGGTAGCCGGCGGCGGAGGTGAGCACCGTGCCGAACCGCCGGCCCAGCGGCACCCGGACCGCGGCAGCGACCACGTCGACGACGGCCTGGTGGCTGGCGACCACCTCGCCGAAGCCGACGTGCACCAGCCGGCGCTCCTCGTCGACCACGGTGCTGAGGCCGTAGACGTCGCCCAGCAGGCGCACGATCTCCAGCTGCTCCTCGTGCAGCGGGTTGCCCTCGAGCGTGCACTGGACGGCCCGGGGGTCCTCCATGAACCGCGCGGAGTGGAAGGTGCGGATGGTCGTGTGGTGGGCCACGCCGGGCGCGATCACCTTGCGACCGCCCGACCAGCCGGCCATGAAGTGCGGCTCCACGAGGCCGGTGACGATCTTGAGGTCGGCGTCGGTGAAGCGGCGGTCCAGGGAGACCGGCGTGCCCCGCGTCGCCGTCACGCCCAGGGAGCGGTGGGCGGCGTCGTCGCGGGCGTCGTGGTTCTCCACCCGCACGTGCTCGAGCACCCACGGATCGCCGACCAGCTCGGCCAGCTCGTCGCCGAGGTTGGGCCGGTGCAGGCCGGTGGCGACCAGGATCGTGACGGCCTCCAGCGGCACCCCGGCTGCGGTGACCTGCTCGACGAGCGGCCGCAGGAACAGCCCGTTGGGCACCGGCCGGGTGATGTCGCAGATGAGGATGCAGGCGCTCCGCCGGTCCCGGGCCAGCTCGGCCAGCGGCGGCGAGCCGACGGGGTGGGCGAGCGCGTCGGCGACGGCGGCGGCCGGGTCGGGCAGCGGGGGCAGCGGCCGCTGCCGGACGACGGTCGGCTCGCAGACGGGCGGCAGCGCCACGTCGAGCCGGCCGCGGCCGTAGGCGAGGGCGACCTCGCGCACGTCGCCGGCCAGGGTGCTGGTCACCAGGGAACTCCTCAGACGCTCGCGCGGGCGGGCCCGCGACCCGGTCATCGTACGGGCCCGCTGCGCAGGGCTGGGAGGATGAGGTGTGCCCGCCCAGCCCGGCGCGCCGCTGCTGGTGGCGCTCGTCGTCCTCGTCCTCGTGGCCGTCGGCGCGTCGACCGTCGGCGGCCTGCGGACGGGTCGCTCCATCGCCACCGCCGCCCTGCGCGCCGTCGTGCAGCTGGGGCTGGTCGCGCTGGTCATCACCGCGGTGCTGAGCCACCTGGCCTGGTCGGCGCTGTTCGCGCTGGCCATGTTCGCCGTGGCCACGGCCACCTCGGCCCGTCGGGTCGAGGCACCCCGCTGCTGGCCGTGGGTGGCGCTGGCCCTCGCGGCCGGGGTGGTGCCGGTGCTCGCCGTGGTGTTCGCCTCGGGCGCGGTGCCCTGGGACGGCGCCTCGCTGGTCCCGGTGGCCGGGATCATCATCGGCGGCACCATGTCGGCGCACTCCCTGGCCGGGCGCCGGGCCTTCGCGGCGCTGCGCGACGAGATCGGCACCTACGAGGCCGGGCTGTCCATCGGGCTCCGTCGGCCGCAGGCGATCAGCGAGGTCGTCGAGCGGCGGCTGCCCGAGGCCCTGGTGCCCGGCCTCGACCAGACCCGGACCGTCGGCCTGGTCACCCTGCCCGGCGCCTTCGTCGGCGTGCTGCTCGGCGGCGGCACCCCGCTGCAGGCCGGCGCGGCCCAGCTGCTCGTGCTGGTCGGCCTCCTCGCCGCGCAGACGGTCACCGTCGTCGTCGCGCACCAGCTGGTCCGCGCCGCACGGCTCCTGCCGCCCGACCTCGCGGAGCGGCTGGTCCCCTGAGGACCCGTGGCCGGGCTCAGCGCCCTTCGACAGGCTCAGGGAGCGGGGTCCGAGAGGCCCGTCGACGGGCTCATGGGGCGGGGTCGGGGGCCCTTCGACAAGCTCATGGAGCGGAGTCGTGTGCTCAGGGCGCGTCGGCTAGCTGCGGCGGCAACGCGGCGGGTCGACGTTCTCGCGCAGGGGCGCGCCGACGGGCACGACCTGGGTGATCCGCAGCACCGCGGGCTCGGTGGCCGAGGGGTTCACGACGAGGTGCGGGGCCACCTCCGTGAAGGACTGGCCGGCCCGCCAGGTGTTCGACCGGCAGCCGACCCGCTGGACGACGGTACCGCTCTCCACCGTGGCCAGGACGACGCCCGGGTGCTGGTGCCAGCCCGACTCCGCGAGCGCCGGGTAGGTCAGCGTGAAGGTGCGGACGGTGGCGTCCTCGCGCGTGCGCAGGGCGATGCCGTCCTGCCGCGCCCGGGTGCCGCCGTCCAGGGTGCCGGTGACCACCGGCCCCGGGGTGGGCGCCGGGGGCGGCGGGGCCGGCGAGGGTCCGGGCGCTGCCACCGCGGTGGTCGCCACCAGCACCCCCACCGCCACCGTCACGCCTGCTGCTGCTGCTGCCAGGGCCCGCATGTCTCCTCCAGCCGTCCGGGGTCGTGTGCCGACCAGTCTCGGGCGACCGGTCGGCGACACGCCAGGTCGGCGCAGAGGTGCAGGATCCTCCGCCGGGCGGGGTGCGGAGGGCAGTTCTCCACACCCCGGCCGACGTCGCTCAGCCGACGGCGTCGAGGCGGTACAGGACGCTGTGGTCGGGGTGCACCGAGGCCGCCATCAGCCCGGCCGCGCCGAGGGCGGCGCCGCTGAGCACCGTGCCCGCGCGGGGGCCGTCGGCGTCCCACCAGGCCGGCGCGACGAGCCCGCCGGGCTCGCCGACCCCGACCGGGACCACCCGGTAGCGGCGGGCGGGGTCCAGCCCCGGGAAGCGGAGCCGGCCCAGCGAGACGACCTCGGAGCGGCCGACGGCGTGCACGCCGAAGATCGCCGCGTCCCGGTCGGGGCTGACGACGCCGTGCAGGACCACGCTCGTGTCCGGGTGGTCGACGCGGACCAGGTCACCGCCCAGCAGCAGCCGGCGGTGCTCCTTGAAGAACGCCACCCAGCCGCCCAGCTCGGCGAGCTCCTGCTCGCTGGCGCGGGCCAGGTCCCACTCGATGCCGAGGTGGCCGAAGACGGCGGTCGCGGCCCGGAACGACAGGTCGTGCACCCGGCCGGTCGTGTGGCTGCCGCCCGAGGCGATGTGGGCGCCCATCATCTCCGGCGGGACCAGCTGCGTGGTCCAGCGGTGCATCTCCTGCCGCTCCAGGGGGTCGATGCAGTCCGAGACCCAGACGCGCTCGGTGCGCTCCAGCACGCCGAGGTCGACCCGCGCGCCACCGGAGGAGCAGGACTCGACCTCCAGGCCCGGGTGCGCGGCCTTGAGCTCGTCGACCAGCCGGTAGAAGGCCAGCGTCTGCTCGTGCACCCCGGCCCGGCCGCTCGGCGAGGTGCCGGCGTCGACGAGGTCGCGGTTGTGGTCCCACTTGATGTAGCCGATCGCGTACTCGTCGAGGAGCGCCGACATCTGGTCGCGGACGTGGGCGTAGGCCTCGGGGATGCCGAGGTTCAGGACCTGCTGGTTCCGCGACGGCACCGGGGTGCGGTCCCCGGTGGCCAGCACCCACTCCGGGTGGGCCCGGGCGACGTCGGAGTCGAGGTTGACCATCTCGGGCTCGAACCACAGGCCGAACTCC
This window harbors:
- a CDS encoding ABC transporter permease produces the protein MPAQPGAPLLVALVVLVLVAVGASTVGGLRTGRSIATAALRAVVQLGLVALVITAVLSHLAWSALFALAMFAVATATSARRVEAPRCWPWVALALAAGVVPVLAVVFASGAVPWDGASLVPVAGIIIGGTMSAHSLAGRRAFAALRDEIGTYEAGLSIGLRRPQAISEVVERRLPEALVPGLDQTRTVGLVTLPGAFVGVLLGGGTPLQAGAAQLLVLVGLLAAQTVTVVVAHQLVRAARLLPPDLAERLVP
- the larA gene encoding nickel-dependent lactate racemase, which codes for MTSTLAGDVREVALAYGRGRLDVALPPVCEPTVVRQRPLPPLPDPAAAVADALAHPVGSPPLAELARDRRSACILICDITRPVPNGLFLRPLVEQVTAAGVPLEAVTILVATGLHRPNLGDELAELVGDPWVLEHVRVENHDARDDAAHRSLGVTATRGTPVSLDRRFTDADLKIVTGLVEPHFMAGWSGGRKVIAPGVAHHTTIRTFHSARFMEDPRAVQCTLEGNPLHEEQLEIVRLLGDVYGLSTVVDEERRLVHVGFGEVVASHQAVVDVVAAAVRVPLGRRFGTVLTSAAGYPLDKTYYQTVKGMVTPLDVLAPGGTLIIASECSEGFGSPEFRAAQQRLATLGPDAFLATLVGKEFADVDEWQSEMQLKAVRHGRVELYSTGLAAQDHPLTAVRVVDDLTAAVQASMDRTGDRGVAVIPDGPYVVPVVG